In one Parvibaculum sp. genomic region, the following are encoded:
- a CDS encoding S24 family peptidase, with protein MDYPALAQRSGVSLESIKKYAQGGVDAPRGGIPEKLAKALRVHLSWLMLGEGPMEKEHVGNTPDLPESAPDRTTVDIPEYDVRAGMGNGFVVDAETIKDLWTFSRRYLVDELRLAARNLVVIELIGDSMAPTLHSGDRALVDMSDKRVGTPGIFALWDGDGTVAKRLERIPNAKPEKIRLISDNPLHGTYEVMAEDTNIIGRIVWFARRM; from the coding sequence ATGGATTATCCAGCGCTGGCGCAACGTTCCGGCGTCTCGCTGGAAAGCATCAAGAAATACGCTCAGGGCGGGGTCGACGCGCCGCGGGGCGGTATCCCCGAGAAGCTCGCGAAAGCCCTCCGGGTCCACCTTTCATGGCTGATGCTCGGCGAAGGGCCGATGGAAAAGGAGCATGTCGGCAACACACCCGACCTGCCCGAGTCGGCCCCGGATCGCACCACCGTCGATATCCCCGAATACGATGTCCGCGCCGGCATGGGTAACGGCTTTGTGGTCGATGCCGAGACGATCAAGGATCTGTGGACCTTCTCGCGCCGCTATCTGGTCGACGAGCTGCGCCTCGCAGCGCGCAATCTCGTGGTGATCGAGCTGATCGGTGACAGCATGGCACCCACCCTGCATTCCGGGGACCGCGCTCTTGTCGATATGAGCGACAAGCGCGTCGGCACGCCCGGCATCTTCGCCTTGTGGGATGGCGACGGAACCGTGGCGAAGCGGCTGGAGCGCATTCCGAATGCGAAGCCGGAAAAGATCAGGCTGATCTCGGACAATCCGCTTCATGGCACTTACGAGGTGATGGCCGAGGATACC